The following coding sequences are from one Ovis canadensis isolate MfBH-ARS-UI-01 breed Bighorn chromosome 25, ARS-UI_OviCan_v2, whole genome shotgun sequence window:
- the TOMM20 gene encoding mitochondrial import receptor subunit TOM20 homolog, translating into MVGRNSAIAAGVCGALFIGYCIYFDRKRRSDPNFKNRLRERRKKQKLAKERAGLSKLPDLKDAEAVQKFFLEEIQLGEELLAQGEYEKGVDHLTNAIAVCGQPQQLLQVLQQTLPPPVFQMLLTKLPTISQRIVSAQSLAEDDVE; encoded by the exons ATGGTGGGCCGGAACAGCGCCATCGCCGCCGGCGTGTGCGGGGCCCTTTTCATCGGTTACTGCATTTACTTCGACCGCAAGAGACGGAGTGACCCCAACTTCAAGAACAGGCTGCGAGAAC gaagaaagaaacaaaagcttgCCAAGGAGAGAGCTGGGCTTTCCAAG tTACCTGACCTTAAAGATGCTGAAGCCGTTCAGAAATTCTTTCTAGAAGAAATACAGCTTGGTGAAGAATTACTAGCTCAAG GTGAATATGAGAAGGGCGTGGACCATCTGACGAATGCGATTGCTGTGTGTGGACAGCCGCAGCAGTTACTGCAAGTGTTGCAGCAAACTCTCCCACCACCAGTGTTCCAGATGCTTTTGACCAAGCTCCCGACAATTAGTCAG agaATTGTAAGTGCTCAGAGCTTGGCTGAAGATGATGTGGAATGA